A segment of the Carya illinoinensis cultivar Pawnee chromosome 1, C.illinoinensisPawnee_v1, whole genome shotgun sequence genome:
CCATTTGTTCTCACCCATTCATCCTTAGAAATTTCAATTAcgaattttatatgatttttttttataatgagttttatttttttaaagagactaCGTGAGATTTATTCACTctaaactaacatcaaatagagAAATCTCAAGTATATTCACAAATCTTACACGCGTAATTTTACACACTAGTGTATTTTAATGTAATACAGTATatttaatttacaataaaaagaattttagaaTATGATATATTACATTAAATCATATTAGTATGTAAAATTTATTGTATAAGATTTCTGTATAGATCAAACATGTACATATCTTATattaatcttttaaaatatctaggaaaaaaaaaaagaaaaagaaaaaaacactaCCACCCATGATGGTGTCTCAATATACATTGTCAAAGTGTAACCAGTCTTACAAAATCGTTTCAAATCCCACGATACGTTTGGTGGAGTCAAAATGAATTACAGTCCAATGTCCTCGTTACAGTGAAGAGTGAGCAGTGCTCAATGGTTTGTAACATTTACAAGAAAACGCCGGAAACTACATGGAGGAAGTGAATTGAAGTACTGAACTGCCTCTATCGGAGAACAACTAGAGAGAGTCTAACCATTCTTGTGCCGTGTGATGCAAGATGAGAATGCCACACCCCCATCTCCGTGTCTGAGAAATCGGAAAACTTGCATTAGGAACTAGCGCCAGAATCAGTTTCCTTGCACTTCATACAGCTTCAGCATTTCTGAAGCCAAGTTGGACTCGCACCTCCTCCAGCTTGAGATCTTGTTACTGCTGCCTCACGGATAGTCTCTCTGACAAAAGGAGTGTGCACAAAGGTTAGCTGTTAACCAGATGGAAGGTACAATGGCACACATACAAAATTACAATCGCTGATTTCTCATCCATAAAATTAAGAAGTGAAAAACTGATCCAAGTGGTAATACTTCAGCTGTTAATTGTTTTGGAATCAAAACACATCAATTTCTGTCCCAGTCAATACCAAAAGAATGTGGggacaaataaatttatttgaaacACCAACTTCTGTTCATGATAAAATCTGGTGATGTTTTCAggatttcaaaacaaaacttgaaattcaCTTGTCGCACATTAACCAAGGGATAAAGTAGTTAGATACTTGTTGCAGATCAAAGCATTAATACCACATCCCAACACAAAGAAACTGATTAAAATGCAAGACTTTGCATTTAAccgttttaaaaaaagagaaccGGGAGTCAGAGATACTTGTAAGTTCATAGGAAACAATCATTGTTGTTCCATAGATAGACATATTTAAGAATAGAGGTCCAAACCCTCTATAGAAGCCCCACCATCCATCTTCCTTAAGGAGTGTCCTTGCAGTCTTGAGTACTGACGGTCTTCCACCCTCAAGATTATCCATGACCTTCAATGTAAGTGAGATCCAGGttcaaataaaaactcaaacaattaaaaatagactaaaaaaatttaagttttGACTCTTCAGAGTGTGACATATCCAGCAGGTTGCCATACCAAACATGAGATATGAAAGATTAATTTCTTTATCTTTAAGAGCAGCAAGGCCATGCAGATAGAGGATAATACACATTACTTTACCTGAAGTCTAGTCTTTACAGTGTCAATGGGAGTTGTGATAACCGATGAGCAAGCACCAGCTACCAATCCTGCCGTTGCCTGAACTGTTACCATCTCCATATGAGATGGTTTTTTGTCCATATCATCTTTGTAACCCAAGCGCCTACAGTAGTGAGGAAACCATAAACAGAGAACACTTTTAGTCTACATTTTGATGTAACAAGAGATAGTTGACCACCGGAACATTTGGAAGAACCTCCAAATCACGCGTTGGGCAGCTCCGTAGGCACCCCACCAAAGTGCAGATGCTGGGGATTGCGTCACAGCTGTCAATCCAAAGACCCTATACAATCTACGGAACCCTTCAGCCTCTATCACCTTACGTACAACATCAAATGGTCCATTGCAGACTGTAGTCCCAGGAATCCCTTGTACCATGAGTCTCTGGCAGACCTGAGAATTCATCAATTGCAGTTGGTTATATATAAGTCATCATCATAGGTTCATTAGGCACATAACTCTACAAAacaatacttttatttttataggtagaTGGTAACAATGTGAAAACCATGCATAATGCAAGATGTTTACGAAAAATGTCCATTCCAAATGCTGGCTCCTAACTACCAAGCTCACTAGTATCTGTCATTCATTCCACGAACAAAGCAACTCAAACAATTTATGAACTGTCACATTGCAATTTTAAAACAGCTGTAGATTTTGTACTACTTTTTGATAAGTTAGATTTTGTACCACTTAATACGAGTGAGCccaacttttttttccctttcattttttctttccttccaaaTATATTTACCTCATTTCTGGACTTAAAAAAAGGGGAGAAACTGTATAGAAGTTTGAAAGAATGAGTTTACCCACCACCTCCAAAGGAACATAGTATACGCAAGAAACTAAATTTGACAACATCCCTGCCACTCCATTCGCAATTCCAATACGAGTTGCTTCGGGCATATCTAGACCTTCAGTATATTTTAACATCATACCTTTGAACACTTCAAGTGATGTTAAAGCCAAGACTCTACCAGGCAATGATCCAACAGCTGAAGTGCCAAAACCCCTAAATAGGCCCGGGATACCATCAGTCTTCAATATCTGTTCAAATACTGAAATACCGCGCATGTTAGAGAGACCAGAACCAGCTACTTGCATTCTAGCCTTTACAACTGCCGTAGTATGTAACAAGTCTGACTGAGCAGTAAAGAGGATAGCCCCAATAATGTGAAACCTTGTCTTGTCCAACCTAAATTGAGGCCAATACGATTGTAAAAAACTGTTAGTTCTACACCTACCTTAGCACGTAAAAAATGAAACTTCCCGCATAGAAGGCCAGCAATGTAAAATCAATTGAGAAAGAAACTAACTGAACTGAAAAGAAGTGGAAGCGGGTGGCTGAGTTTTGGTTGTTTCTTTTTAGGGCAGATTAAGCCCAATATAAGTCATAGAGTTGGCCCTCCCTGAACTGAAGAGTGTCCAAGAGTTGAGAAATGTACTTATAagacataaaataaaagttttcatCCTTCTAAACTGCATTCTTGATCAAGTCAGATATAAAACATTAAATTACAAAATTCCCACCTATTAGTTATTATAGGCCCACACGACCGGTGCAGGGACAGTGCCTTGAAAATCCTGTTCACTTCATAATTCTACTATTCGATCCTCGTCACAACACTATTCTGCTTAGAAAGTCACAAACTCAGCAGGACCAGCACACCTAATTAGTCTTCATGGCGGCAACAAGACCATTTCGCACGGTTCGTCGAAATTACCCACGACCATAAATCGTTCATGAAAAACGTACACattatgtttttctttcctttcaattGCTCCAGAAAATgcttacgtttttttttttccacctaTAATTTTATAACGATAACGCAGAGCTCTTTTTTCTGACTGAAAATAATTTTCCGTTGCAACAAAAAGAAGCAGCAGCAGGAAGTATGAAGTAAGATTTTTCAACTgtgaaaatatgagaaaatacgAAAACATTAATGTCTGAAAAATACTTGAATGCTGTAACAAACGAAAGTTTGATATCGAACAACACAACATAAGCAATCACAAATAACAATCTAATCGCTGAAACGATCCGACCGTCCATACAATGACCTTCTCGACACGAGCAAATAATGCCAGAACCAACCAATATCACATGCAAACCATGAGAACAAGATGAAGTATATAGTACCGAAAAAACAAATATAGCATATAAAATGAATAGAAGAACTGCCTGTCCCAGTTGATGTCGGTGTCAGCAAGTGCCAACTCTGGAGCATTTGCAGCCTCGACTTCCATAGGCATCAGACTTACGTCCCAAGGTCTCTCTACTTTGTCGGCAATGGGTTTCGAGTAGCTGTTATTCGGCTGGCAGTTCTTCCACCGTCTCATTCGATGGTAGAGAACGTTTCGGAAAGTTCCAGTGATTTTTTGGGATGTGGAGGACAGCCTCCTGTTTAAAAACTAGATTAACGCCAAAGATTgatgaaaaatataacttataacattagtaattataatttataacttaaataataaattttatattttaaaagttatttagTGCATATTTAAGATTTCAGgagaaaatataagttataattttagaactcttataatttaagtaaaaaattatattattaaaaaattatttactatttggtaattatatatttaaaatacttttcaaacatgttagtttgtttgaaaataattttaaaaagtattttatgagctagaaatgatgattatttgaatttttaaaaattataatcataactttaaaagtttgaaagttgtaattatcttaaaattgtataatattttcgtctatttacaatttttctaaaattcaaatttcgtttcACATTATTCAAAAAAACACATTAgagaaaaagtatcaaaatgatacttttcctcaaacgtactttttaacttatttgaaattaaaaatgttttaacatGTAACATCAAAActacctaatttttttattaaagaacttttaaaaatatttaaatattttttaaaacttatacTGCAACCTCAAACAGGCCCTTCCTGTTTGATAAACATGtatataaagtatttttaaaattagttatattaatttttttaaaatatatagttatctacaTGAGTTTTTTGATAAAAGCttcaatttaatatttaaaaaaaaaataaattttcaattttttaagtgattaaagtactttttataaatttacctaacatattatttttttaaagagtttttaaacagttaaaaacattttttaagttttcaaacTCAATTTCAAACAGGCTCTAAAGATCCTACATGTGAGCCCCATATAAAGACGTGAGCTTTTTATCTAGGCGGGTAGATTTGGATTGGTGGTGAGATGcaatggttttagataaaaaatgatgtttaaataaaatattattttttatttaaaaaaattaaaattaaaattgaaaaatttaaattatttattatattttatgtgagaatttagaaaaattctaacaatgagatgaaataaaacgCATTTTGAATCCAAACAGGATCTTAAAACTATCGCTTGCTAAATCGAGTTGAAGGGATACTTGAAGAATGATATGAGATaaagtttttgtaaatattagtaagataatttgtgaatgatAATAAGatgtttgaattaaatatttatttgatgaaaaGAACTAAAGCGATTGATGTTGGGCACCGAGGATGGCTCCCAACTGAGGTGGctggctttgttttttttttattaaaaaaaatgagataatattagatgaatgatgaaaatgaccctcatgaaaaaaaaatactatttatcatCTTTATATCGCACATTAAcatgtaatttatcattttttgtttttctatttaaattaatatatttacacATTAATACGTGTAtctaaaaaaaaggataaaaattataaatcatataTTGATATGTGGTGTAGGAAATAATAAGTAGAAATTTTCcgatgaaaaagagaaatactacTTATTATCGCTAAATCACATACcgatatatgatttattatttttgttattttatttaaagtaatatatttatacattaatatttgtatctaaataaaataataaaaataaaaaaaatcatatattgatGTATGGTGTAGAAAATGCAAACGGATTCCAtttcaaaacatttttctttttctttttttataatcaatAGTCACCACATGGCATGCCGCTTGCCAGTCGGGAGGATTCCTTGGTGACTGAAGAACTATTcttattggattttgaaaaaataagagtgaaaaaattgcataaaaatattataaatttaaaatattaatagaatataattttttataattatttttgttttaagattttaaaaattaaattatttgttatgttttgtttggaagtttggaaaaattataataattagtttgaaaatttataataattaatttgaaaatgtttatgtttgagtgatatttgaggaaaaaataagatgaaataagataaaaattatttttaaaacaaccCCTAAAGATCAGTACCAACAATTTTTATGGCTTTGAttattaaacttaaaattatttttaagaagagtAATACTAAATAGAATGTATAAGTTTTgcatattcctttttttttttttttttttttttttaaaaaagggtttattattaaaagtttttgttttgaatttacatttttgttgtgaacttatatttttaaatagggagccattttgttttgaatttatattttaaaaagttttttaatcttttaaataattCATGTAACACCACATTGCCACGTTAAGGGACAAAGCTATGGTAACCTTATTcttaaaatatacattttttttaatatatataaacattatatttattctttaaaaaaaaaaagaattttcaaactaatacaTCCTATGTAaatcatttcctttttagtAAATAAGTTTCAAAACTTGACAGAGACACTTGTATGTGgtgagacttaaaaaaaaaaaaaaaaacttttttaaatatgaatttttataaaactaattttttaaaaatcttaaatcttgaaataaaaaaaataaaataaattaagaaaaatgcttaGGCCACCGCtggcttttttttattatcatttacttttacttaataattaagtaaatattttattaataatattgtgaatttttttaaattattaaaaagtattaaaaaaatatatgttaaaaaaaactaaaaataaaaacacatattatAACTAACGGTAGCTCTCAGCAGTAACCGTACCGCTACCCTAAAATCAATGGTTGCCGTGGATCACTACTAGTGTGAACTCCTATTGCTATAAAATTTAGAgactaattatatatttaatttaaaaacaaatataaaacatcaacctcacaatatttaataaaaaaaagttattcattatttatacacaacatattaatatataatttattaattttattattttatttaaatacatattaattggtaaatatatgtatttaaataaaaaataaaaaatcacgtTAATATATAGTGTAGAAATGTTAAGTAATATTTCTGTATTTAATATTAGGGTACATGGACTGGGGTATCGGCCCATGGGTCCGGTCCAAATGAACAACGTGACCCAATATATTCGGTGAATCTCTGcgttttctaatttttctcGTAATCGACGTGGGCGATTAAACCATTCTGGACAATCAGGGCCGTTCATCGTAAAGGCTTAACTATAGTGTCGGTCCAGGGGATACCTCCTCCTTAACCCTAACATCGGAATGCCTccaaggttttttctttttcttttttttttttctcctgaaagatttttctttcccattctCCGAAACTAGGCTTCTGGTCCGAGCCTCGCACGGGACTAGAAGAAAGTTTTCGATCCTAGGGTTCTTATTCTGCTGCAACTTATTGTTAGCAGAAAGAAAGAAGGTACTCCGATTGGAAGCTCTGCTATTTATTCTGCTAGCCACTAGGTACGCAATTTCGACgaacttttccttttcttttcctatttattataattatttttctttcttcatttttattgatttgatGTTTCCGGGGCTTGTGAGAATTGGTTTTGGCGTTCTTGAGATGAACTGTCGATTTTATCTAGGCCTAGTGTACTTCATGTGTTTTGGGGTTTATGATCGAAAGGTTGCTTTctgctcctttttttttcatttattttttaaaaaattatacttgaTTTTGTTTTGTCTCGATTTCACTGGGTCAGTCACGCGTTCTGGTCTATCGCTTAAGGGAATGGTAGTGGCATATTTCTTCTAgggtttattgtttttattttcttatttatttttcagaataACTTGAATATTGGAATCCATCTTTTGGGGCACTGAAACGGACAATGCTTGCCAGTAGTTGCATTGGCTGGACTGGTTTTGGTCTTGCTATATAAATTTGCACGAGATTGTACTCAAATTATAAgtatgagatgaaaaataattgaGCAAGGACTCGTAGGATAATATGTTGGGTTTTGCATGAATCGATCCAAGGAAGATGTTTAGTTGTTTTATCCTTAATTTGAATGAAGGGTATGGAGTTTTCAATTTTGATGTTTAAGGTGAGGATTTTATTTGGCTGTAGATAAATATTCTTCATGGCTACAGCGGAGTCTGCTCAAGCTTCCCTTGGTCCACGGTATGCACCTGATGATCCCACCCTTCCGAAACCTTGGAAGGGTTTGATTGATGGAAGCACAGGTGTGTTATATTACTGGAATCCTGAAACTAATGTCACCCAATATGAAAAGCCATCCTCTTTGCCTCCACCATTGCCAGCTGGCCAGCCTCCCATTGCTTCTACACCTAAGTTGGCTTCAATACCGGTAGCCCAATCGATGCCACCAAATGGTGTGGTGGCTCAGGTTGGGCAGCAGATAACTCAAGCCCCACAACAGCAGGGGCTACAAGCACAAGTGAGCCAATTATCTCAGCAGCACAGACAAATGGTGGCACAACAGCAGAGTTCAATGGCAGCACAGGTTTCTCCCCAGCAGGGATCTCAAATCGCACAAGGTGGACCACAACAAAGTTCACAACTGGGACAACCCATGCATCAGCAAGGGCAGCCAGCACTGCCACAGCCGCAGCAATTAATGCAACACATGATGATCTACCCTGGTCAACAAATCCAACAGGCACAGAGTCAGCACATGCCTCAGCAGCCAGCCCAGCAGTTAACACAAGTTGTTCAACAACTTCCCCAGCAACTGGGGCAACAACCACAACATCAAGGCTCTTACATGACCCAACCACAAACACATCAATTTACACACCAGCAACTGCAATATATGGCATATCAGCAAAGCATGCTTCCCCAAGGACAGCACAATTCACAGCAGCATGCCCAGCATAGCGCACAAGGGCAGCCATTTGCAAATCAACAGGATTATCAGGTGGCATTTCTAAATAGGGAGGAAGTTGATTTCCAGAATGGAAACCAAATTGGATTTTCTCCATCCCAGGTCCAGCAACCTGGTACCTCATCTGTTCAGAAGCTTCCTTCTGGAAGCAACTCGGTTCAGATGCCACAGATTTCTGTTCATCCAGGTCAAGCCCAACAGTATGGTGCTTCTTTGGGGAACATGCAGCAGCCTCCTATGGTTCAATTGCAGCAAACTAGGATTGATTTGGCTCCCCAACAACATGGTCCTAGAATTCAGAATCAGATGGGCCCACCAATGATGCATGGTCAGAAGCCTAATTTGCCTGCGGTTGGATCAAAGATGCATGAGGATAATTTGCATGGTAGAACTGCAAATGAATATTACTTTAATGCTAACAAGGAAGGGCCTGTCGGTTCCAAGGATCCCAAGCTTGCAGGGATACCTATGGCAAGAAATCCGCAGGTATTGTTCAACCATAAGTTTTGATCTCTGGTAGCATCCCAATGAAATAATGgatctattttttcttagataataataaaatattattgttgtccTCT
Coding sequences within it:
- the LOC122317192 gene encoding solute carrier family 25 member 44-like codes for the protein MRRWKNCQPNNSYSKPIADKVERPWDVSLMPMEVEAANAPELALADTDINWDRLDKTRFHIIGAILFTAQSDLLHTTAVVKARMQVAGSGLSNMRGISVFEQILKTDGIPGLFRGFGTSAVGSLPGRVLALTSLEVFKGMMLKYTEGLDMPEATRIGIANGVAGMLSNLVSCVYYVPLEVVCQRLMVQGIPGTTVCNGPFDVVRKVIEAEGFRRLYRVFGLTAVTQSPASALWWGAYGAAQRVIWRFFQMFRRLGYKDDMDKKPSHMEMVTVQATAGLVAGACSSVITTPIDTVKTRLQVMDNLEGGRPSVLKTARTLLKEDGWWGFYRGETIREAAVTRSQAGGGASPTWLQKC